The Carassius gibelio isolate Cgi1373 ecotype wild population from Czech Republic chromosome B9, carGib1.2-hapl.c, whole genome shotgun sequence genome includes a region encoding these proteins:
- the si:ch211-140m22.7 gene encoding calphotin: MAASLLRVGRLGSIRCLQTKGLSSIRRAPAVAFSSKSGDSKKSKKSNKEKAAPKTYFDIEKLVQHKSYVEFPKKEVAASVAAASVAAPPPEPVVTATAPAAKAAASRAEAAAPAVEATPVVEATAPVVEATAPVVEATAPVIEATAPVVEAPEVEAAAPVAELTAPVVEAVAPVVEAAAPVFEATTPEAEAAAPVVEATTPVVEAMAHVVEAAAPVAEATTPVVEATTPVVDAVAPVVEAAAPVVEVIAPVAKETAPVVEATPVVEATPVVEATPVVEATPVAEAATPVAEAAAPVAEAAAPVAEAAAPVAEATPVAEATPVAEATPVAEAAAPVAEATPVAEAAAPVAEAATPVAEATPVAEATPVAEATPVDEAAAPVAEAATLVVEATPVAEAAAPVAEAATLVVEATPVAEAAAHEVEATPAGEATAAPEAPASPASEDAPTEDAPVQEPIAEVVEAVSEVVAEVVVEASPVLEAVAEVVGESGPIEPVAEAAPAEELIDPAPVISDATEVPAEVVETPEAGLDPIQKIFLDSIRAYSTKSGSAGGLVDAGPEYQKALAEEITKLQRLYGGGDLSSFPDFKFPEPKFDDVSSK; this comes from the exons ATGGCAGCCTCTTTGCTCAGGGTAGGACGGCTCGGATCTATCAGG TGTCTGCAGACGAAGGGCTTGAGCTCTATCAGAAGAGCTCCAGCTGTAGCTTTCAGCTCCAAATCTGGGGACAGCAAGAAGTCCAAAAAGTCCAACAAAG AAAAAGCAGCACCAAAAACTTACTTCGATATAGAAAAACTTGTCCAGCACAAATCATATGTGGAATTCCCCAAGAAAGAGGTTGCAGCTTCAGTTGCTGCTGCTTCTGTTGCTGCCCCTCCACCTGAACCAGTTGTAACTGCCACAGCGCCTGCAGCCAAAGCTGCTGCATCCAGAGCTGAAGCTGCTGCCCCCGCAGTTGAAGCCACTCCTGTAGTTGAAGCCACTGCCCCGGTAGTTGAAGCCACTGCCCCGGTAGTTGAAGCCACTGCCCCAGTAATTGAAGCCACTGCCCCGGTAGTTGAAGCCCCAGAAGTTGAAGCCGCTGCCCCAGTAGCTGAATTAACCGCCCCAGTAGTTGAAGCCGTGGCCCCTGTAGTTGAAGCCGCTGCCCCAGTATTTGAAGCAACCACCCCAGAAGCTGAAGCCGCGGCCCCTGTAGTTGAAGCAACCACACCAGTAGTTGAAGCCATGGCCCATGTAGTTGAAGCCGCTGCCCCAGTAGCTGAAGCAACCACCCCTGTAGTTGAAGCAACCACACCAGTAGTTGACGCCGTGGCCCCTGTAGTTGAAGCCGCGGCCCCTGTAGTTGAAGTCATTGCCCCAGTAGCTAAAGAAACCGCCCCTGTAGTTGAAGCCACTCCTGTAGTTGAAGCCACTCCTGTAGTTGAAGCCACTCCTGTAGTTGAAGCCACTCCTGTAGCTGAAGCCGCCACTCCTGTAGCTGAAGCAGCTGCCCCTGTAGCTGAAGCAGCTGCCCCTGTAGCTGAAGCAGCTGCCCCTGTAGCTGAAGCCACTCCTGTAGCTGAAGCCACTCCTGTAGCTGAAGCCACTCCTGTAGCTGAAGCAGCTGCCCCTGTAGCTGAAGCCACTCCTGTAGCTGAAGCAGCTGCCCCTGTAGCTGAAGCCGCCACTCCTGTAGCTGAAGCCACTCCTGTAGCTGAAGCCACTCCTGTTGCTGAAGCCACTCCTGTAGATGAAGCAGCTGCCCCTGTAGCTGAAGCCGCCACTCTTGTAGTTGAAGCCACTCCTGTGGCTGAAGCAGCTGCCCCTGTAGCTGAAGCCGCCACTCTTGTAGTTGAAGCCACTCCTGTAGCTGAAGCTGCTGCTCATGAAGTTGAAGCCACCCCTGCTGGTGAAGCCACTGCAGCTCCTGAAGCCCCTGCTTCACCAGCCTCTGAAGATGCACCTACAGAAGATGCCCCTGTCCAGGAACCAATTGCTGAGGTTGTAGAAGCTGTCAGTGAAGTAGTTGCAGAAGTTGTGGTGGAAGCTTCCCCAGTTCTAGAGGCTGTTGCTGAGGTAGTTGGAGAATCTGGTCCCATTGAGCCGGTCGCAGAGGCAGCTCCTGCTGAAGAGCTGATAGATCCTGCCCCTGTGATCTCAGATGCTACTGAAGTTCCAGCAGAAGTTGTGGAGACGCCTGAGG CTGGATTGGACCCCATTCAGAAAATTTTCCTGGATTCAATTCGTGCATACTCCACAAAAAGCGG TTCCGCTGGTGGTCTAGTTGATGCCGGTCCAGAGTATCAGAAGGCTCTTGCTGAGGAAATAACTAAACTGCAGCGGTTGTACGGTGGTGGTGATCTGTCTTCCTTCCCTGACTTCAAATTCCCTG AGCCTAAATTTGATGATGTGTCTTCCAAGTAA